Proteins encoded together in one Desulfurella sp. window:
- a CDS encoding Tfp pilus assembly protein FimT/FimU, giving the protein MKAFTLLEVIVTISILAIVLAIAIPSFNKYMKSFEITSQFNQIESDLDWSKTYAFTRKVQVEVDFTANNYTIRDSTNNKIIKGPINLKV; this is encoded by the coding sequence GTGAAAGCTTTTACATTGCTTGAGGTTATTGTAACTATATCAATTTTGGCTATAGTACTTGCTATTGCTATACCAAGTTTTAATAAATACATGAAAAGCTTCGAGATTACAAGTCAGTTTAACCAGATTGAATCAGATTTAGATTGGTCAAAAACTTATGCTTTTACTCGCAAAGTGCAGGTAGAGGTAGATTTTACTGCAAATAATTACACAATTAGGGATTCTACAAACAACAAAATTATTAAAGGACCAATAAATTTAAAAGTATAG
- a CDS encoding prepilin-type N-terminal cleavage/methylation domain-containing protein — protein MAQAARSKSGFSLIEAIIALFIILIALIGLLGALNLAMNVESQNEVRNSLLKIIDQKRNEIESNIALCDDYTNSTNINITNSTISKYIPSYTIQTTKQDQTSNTICIANFSWNYKGKLEHTTRVIVVRKQ, from the coding sequence ATGGCACAAGCTGCACGCAGTAAAAGTGGCTTTTCTTTGATAGAAGCCATAATTGCCCTGTTTATAATTTTGATTGCTCTAATTGGGCTTTTAGGTGCACTAAACCTGGCAATGAATGTAGAAAGTCAAAATGAAGTAAGAAATTCTTTGCTAAAAATCATTGATCAAAAACGCAATGAAATTGAATCAAATATAGCACTTTGCGATGATTACACTAATTCAACAAATATAAATATTACAAACTCAACTATATCAAAGTATATCCCAAGCTATACAATACAAACTACAAAACAAGACCAAACTTCAAATACCATATGTATTGCTAATTTTAGTTGGAATTATAAAGGTAAATTAGAGCACACAACAAGAGTTATTGTAGTGAGGAAACAATGA
- a CDS encoding PilW family protein — protein MNHNKKGFTLLEIIVTLFIVMVALAIGYYTFVKVLKLSFYHSSTQKSQINTLMGIDLLRYDCEMAGYGLTQSIPSTVSSSNYAEAASSPAKNYNNAPGVPWPVQIGTYNNASYFSYTLNNGQYKFRFKKVERYVL, from the coding sequence ATGAATCACAATAAAAAGGGTTTTACGCTTTTAGAGATTATTGTTACGCTATTTATAGTTATGGTGGCTTTAGCAATAGGTTATTATACTTTTGTCAAAGTTTTGAAGTTATCGTTTTATCACTCAAGCACACAAAAATCCCAGATTAATACATTAATGGGTATTGATTTACTAAGATACGATTGCGAGATGGCAGGATACGGCCTAACCCAGAGCATACCATCAACAGTTAGCTCAAGCAACTATGCCGAAGCAGCCTCAAGCCCAGCCAAGAATTACAATAATGCGCCTGGTGTGCCCTGGCCAGTACAAATTGGTACATATAATAATGCTTCTTATTTTAGTTATACGCTCAACAATGGCCAATATAAATTCCGCTTCAAAAAAGTGGAGCGTTATGTATTATGA
- the speD gene encoding adenosylmethionine decarboxylase: MKALGRHILAEYFSCDRDILNDVVSLEKYLNDAAKAANATVISSSFRTFQPFGVSGIVIIAESHLAIHTWPEYGYAAIDFFTCGDSADPWKAHEYLKNLLKPLYTKEQEVLRGVLDLEHFTYKAQCNLVVEQ, translated from the coding sequence GTGAAGGCACTCGGGAGGCATATTTTAGCGGAGTACTTTAGCTGCGATAGGGATATTTTAAATGATGTTGTATCTTTGGAAAAGTATTTGAACGACGCAGCAAAAGCTGCAAATGCTACTGTCATTTCTTCTTCTTTTCGTACTTTCCAGCCTTTTGGCGTAAGCGGTATTGTTATAATTGCTGAATCCCACCTGGCGATCCATACATGGCCAGAATACGGTTATGCAGCAATTGACTTTTTTACATGTGGAGATTCTGCGGATCCATGGAAAGCGCATGAGTATCTTAAAAATTTGCTCAAACCACTTTATACGAAAGAGCAAGAGGTTTTAAGAGGTGTCCTCGACTTAGAACATTTTACTTACAAAGCTCAATGTAATTTGGTGGTAGAGCAATGA
- a CDS encoding pyruvoyl-dependent arginine decarboxylase, with amino-acid sequence MIDVFSSVPNIYKLSSSNAEGLTLLNAFDVALLESGIGNTNLVKMSSILPPNCEYQEEIKLPLGALVPVAYASIVSDKKGQKIAAAVAAAIPKDKTKNGLIMEYENYDISKIEAERVVIEMAKWGMDKRGYEIEKIVSISAEHTVEKYGCAFACVVLWWK; translated from the coding sequence ATGATAGATGTATTTTCAAGTGTCCCAAATATTTATAAGCTTTCTTCTTCAAATGCAGAAGGTTTGACTTTATTGAATGCATTTGATGTGGCTTTACTTGAAAGTGGTATAGGTAATACTAATCTTGTAAAAATGAGCTCAATTTTGCCGCCAAACTGCGAGTATCAAGAAGAAATTAAGCTTCCATTGGGTGCATTAGTGCCCGTTGCTTATGCATCTATTGTATCTGACAAAAAAGGACAGAAAATTGCTGCAGCTGTTGCAGCAGCAATACCTAAAGATAAAACAAAAAACGGTCTTATTATGGAATATGAAAACTACGATATCTCAAAGATCGAAGCAGAAAGGGTTGTTATTGAAATGGCAAAATGGGGAATGGATAAAAGAGGTTACGAAATAGAAAAAATTGTCAGTATTTCTGCCGAACATACAGTTGAAAAATATGGTTGTGCTTTTGCCTGCGTTGTATTGTGGTGGAAATGA
- the speB gene encoding agmatinase: protein MNYYCANSSFEKAQIVIVGVPYDGTSSFRPGSRFAPNAIRENSYGIESYSPYFDKDLREKKICDMGDMPLPFGDKQLVLDIIEKFSYKLIKNKKKLLSIGGEHLISLPLIKTFVNKYDNLTIVHLDAHSDLIDSYRSEKLSHASVIRRVCEIVGFENVYQLGIRSLNSTDLNLPYRKENLCLFNFDKIQEFVEKIGTKPVYLTIDLDVLDPSIFPGTGTPEPGGVTYKELIDCLKKLSVLNIVGCDIVELSPQYDTSGVSSIVAASVVREVLCFL from the coding sequence ATGAATTATTATTGTGCAAATTCAAGTTTTGAAAAAGCACAAATTGTTATTGTGGGTGTGCCTTATGATGGCACATCCTCTTTTAGGCCAGGTTCAAGGTTTGCTCCAAACGCAATAAGGGAAAATTCATACGGTATAGAATCTTACTCGCCATATTTTGATAAAGATTTAAGAGAAAAAAAAATTTGTGATATGGGCGATATGCCTTTGCCATTTGGAGATAAACAGCTTGTCCTTGATATTATAGAAAAATTCTCCTACAAGCTTATTAAAAACAAGAAAAAGCTCTTATCAATTGGTGGGGAACATTTAATAAGCTTACCCTTAATTAAAACATTTGTAAATAAATACGATAATCTTACCATTGTACACTTAGATGCTCATAGTGACTTAATAGATTCTTATCGCTCAGAAAAATTATCTCATGCCAGTGTAATTAGGCGTGTTTGCGAAATAGTGGGTTTTGAAAATGTTTACCAGCTTGGGATTAGAAGTCTAAATAGCACAGATCTAAACCTTCCATATAGAAAAGAAAACTTATGCCTGTTTAATTTTGATAAAATTCAAGAATTTGTGGAAAAAATTGGCACAAAGCCGGTTTATTTAACAATAGATTTAGATGTATTAGACCCATCAATTTTTCCAGGTACAGGTACACCTGAGCCAGGTGGTGTTACCTACAAAGAACTAATTGATTGTCTCAAAAAACTTAGCGTTTTAAACATTGTTGGTTGCGATATAGTCGAGCTATCTCCGCAATATGACACAAGCGGGGTTTCTTCAATTGTTGCAGCAAGTGTAGTTAGAGAAGTACTATGCTTTTTATAA
- a CDS encoding pyrimidine 5'-nucleotidase gives MKTFLIDLDKTLYKPQTGVFDNINKNIKKFMMQYLNMEEEFIEHLRSFYVKTYGSTLMGLIKNYNIDPYFFLEYAHNVDLSSIKPNNNLKEKLKKINGKKIIFTSAPKKHALNVLERLEILNEFNDIFDIIEADFIAKPNKAPYIKIIKKFPSLFYTMIDDMEQNLITAKKFKFKTVLVNTKKSEYVDLCVECFEEIPVEFL, from the coding sequence ATGAAGACATTTTTGATAGATTTAGATAAAACTCTATACAAACCCCAAACTGGAGTATTTGACAATATAAACAAAAATATTAAAAAATTTATGATGCAATATTTAAATATGGAAGAAGAGTTTATAGAACATTTAAGATCTTTTTATGTAAAAACCTACGGTTCTACGCTTATGGGGTTAATCAAAAATTACAACATTGATCCTTATTTTTTTTTAGAATATGCACATAATGTAGATTTATCTTCTATCAAACCAAATAATAATTTGAAAGAAAAACTTAAAAAAATAAATGGCAAAAAAATCATATTTACAAGTGCACCCAAAAAGCATGCTTTAAATGTTTTAGAGCGCCTGGAAATACTTAATGAATTTAATGACATCTTTGATATAATAGAAGCTGACTTTATAGCAAAACCAAATAAAGCACCTTACATTAAAATTATTAAAAAATTTCCTTCTTTGTTTTATACAATGATCGATGATATGGAACAAAATTTAATTACAGCAAAAAAGTTTAAATTTAAAACAGTACTTGTTAATACTAAAAAGTCTGAATATGTAGATTTATGTGTCGAATGCTTTGAAGAAATACCTGTTGAGTTTTTATAA
- a CDS encoding glycosyltransferase family 4 protein encodes MKKVLLVYKKLSNYGGTERYIVYTAKKLIEKGYSVKILTSQINGIDTSKFDIKILKVPHWPSWLKLVSFAVASYIYAKKAKKDNYISYCFGNSIGCDILRVSGGAHKFYVKQAYLRHTSKLSLMLAKLKRNTSLYHFFLLYIQKKAFTNKNTKYFIVPSELVKNQLVQGYNVDSSKIVIQYNKIDLSKYNSQNKNKAFLQALNLNPDKFYFLYVSTNFWLKGFFYLLEAFSIASKDSKFFEKAHLIAVGQDNIKKFQTKAKNIKLDHKVSFFGKRNDLENFYKSSDCFVYPSLYDSAGFVIEEALACGLPTIASKFAGYSELVEKSKAGVVIDPTNLKQFSKALLDFFYKKNDELELMSCNASNFMLQLNKLENEDIFDRFR; translated from the coding sequence ATGAAAAAAGTTTTGCTTGTATACAAAAAATTATCAAACTATGGTGGTACAGAACGCTATATTGTATATACAGCAAAAAAACTTATTGAAAAAGGTTACAGCGTAAAGATTTTAACTTCGCAAATAAATGGCATAGATACATCAAAATTTGATATAAAGATATTAAAAGTCCCCCACTGGCCAAGCTGGCTAAAACTTGTAAGCTTTGCTGTTGCAAGCTACATTTATGCAAAAAAAGCTAAAAAAGACAATTATATTTCTTATTGTTTTGGTAACAGCATCGGATGTGACATTTTAAGAGTAAGTGGTGGTGCCCATAAGTTTTATGTAAAACAAGCCTATTTAAGGCATACAAGCAAATTGTCATTAATGCTAGCTAAATTAAAACGGAACACTTCTTTATATCACTTTTTTTTACTGTATATTCAAAAAAAAGCCTTTACTAACAAAAATACAAAGTATTTTATTGTTCCTTCTGAATTGGTCAAAAACCAACTGGTGCAAGGATACAATGTTGACAGCTCAAAAATTGTTATCCAATATAATAAAATTGATTTAAGTAAGTATAATTCACAAAATAAAAATAAAGCTTTTTTACAAGCATTAAATCTAAATCCTGACAAATTTTATTTTTTATATGTATCTACAAACTTTTGGCTTAAAGGTTTTTTTTACCTTTTGGAAGCTTTTAGTATTGCAAGCAAAGACAGCAAATTTTTTGAAAAAGCTCACTTAATAGCTGTAGGTCAAGACAATATAAAAAAATTTCAAACAAAAGCAAAAAATATCAAATTAGATCATAAAGTATCATTTTTTGGCAAAAGAAACGATTTAGAAAACTTTTATAAATCCTCTGACTGTTTTGTTTATCCAAGTTTATATGATAGTGCAGGATTTGTAATAGAAGAAGCGCTTGCCTGCGGTTTACCCACTATTGCAAGCAAATTTGCAGGCTACAGTGAGCTTGTAGAAAAATCTAAAGCTGGTGTTGTCATAGATCCTACAAATCTTAAACAATTTTCAAAAGCGCTACTGGATTTTTTCTACAAGAAAAACGATGAACTTGAGTTAATGTCTTGTAATGCATCAAACTTTATGTTACAATTAAATAAATTAGAAAATGAAGACATTTTTGATAGATTTAGATAA
- the surE gene encoding 5'/3'-nucleotidase SurE translates to MKILLTNDDGFFSEGISKLKEYLSKNNEVFVVTTDRNRSSSSHSLTLHRPLRLRRVQQNVHVIDGTPADSVLMAIRYLYKDNLPDLVISGVNDGANLGEDVIYSGTVAAAFEARLLGIKSFAISLACIDDEPKYFDSAFFYAEKVIKIIKSIDLNGNTILNVNVPNKPLDQIKGIKFTKQGSRVYQENIIKRQDPRKNSYFWIGGHLIKTNNSENTDFWALENNYVSITPIKADLTNYALLEKLMQIN, encoded by the coding sequence ATGAAAATACTATTAACAAACGATGACGGCTTTTTTAGCGAGGGTATAAGTAAATTAAAGGAATATTTATCAAAAAACAACGAAGTTTTTGTAGTAACTACAGATAGAAATAGAAGCAGCTCAAGTCATTCTCTTACTCTACACAGACCCCTTAGGCTAAGAAGAGTACAGCAAAATGTACATGTTATTGATGGTACGCCAGCAGACAGTGTTTTAATGGCAATCAGATATTTATATAAAGATAATTTGCCTGATCTGGTAATTTCTGGTGTAAATGATGGTGCAAATTTAGGTGAAGATGTAATATATTCTGGTACTGTTGCAGCAGCATTTGAAGCAAGATTACTTGGTATAAAATCTTTTGCTATAAGCCTTGCATGTATTGATGATGAACCAAAATATTTTGACAGTGCTTTTTTTTATGCTGAAAAAGTTATAAAAATAATTAAAAGTATAGACCTAAATGGAAATACAATTTTAAATGTTAATGTGCCAAATAAACCATTGGATCAAATAAAAGGTATAAAATTTACCAAACAGGGTTCTCGTGTATATCAAGAAAATATTATTAAACGGCAGGATCCAAGAAAAAACTCTTATTTTTGGATAGGCGGTCATTTAATTAAAACAAATAATTCTGAGAATACTGATTTTTGGGCACTAGAAAACAACTATGTATCCATTACACCAATAAAAGCCGATTTGACAAATTATGCGCTTTTGGAAAAACTTATGCAAATAAATTAA
- a CDS encoding CBS and ACT domain-containing protein: MFVRDFMTKKVITAQIDEKVSDAITKMKENKIKHLPIMDNDKIFGIVSIKEIEEYSPSKATSLDIFELHYLLSKMTLKEIARRDVITITPDVAIEEAGAIMYKNRIGALPVLENNKLVGIISDRDIFKLLISITAAQSKGIRIYTQISDTAGTIAEITNIISKFNTKVHAIFTCYENAPKEKRNVVIRATDVSDLNELESQLTKKYGSVLIQKF; the protein is encoded by the coding sequence ATGTTTGTAAGAGATTTTATGACAAAAAAAGTTATAACCGCACAGATTGATGAAAAAGTAAGCGATGCCATTACAAAAATGAAAGAAAACAAAATAAAACATCTACCTATTATGGATAATGATAAAATATTTGGTATTGTGTCAATTAAAGAAATAGAAGAATATTCTCCATCTAAAGCAACATCTCTTGATATATTTGAACTTCACTACTTACTATCTAAAATGACTTTGAAAGAAATTGCAAGAAGAGATGTTATAACAATAACTCCTGATGTAGCAATTGAAGAAGCTGGTGCAATAATGTACAAAAATAGAATTGGTGCCCTGCCAGTTTTAGAAAATAACAAGCTTGTAGGTATTATATCAGATAGAGATATTTTTAAACTACTCATAAGCATCACTGCTGCTCAATCAAAAGGTATTAGAATATACACACAAATATCTGATACCGCAGGAACTATTGCCGAGATTACAAATATTATTAGCAAATTCAACACAAAAGTTCACGCCATTTTTACTTGTTATGAAAATGCACCAAAAGAAAAAAGAAACGTTGTTATAAGGGCTACAGATGTATCTGATCTTAACGAATTAGAAAGTCAATTAACTAAAAAATATGGATCTGTGCTAATTCAAAAATTTTAA
- a CDS encoding peroxiredoxin: MDEQRLPLIGEKAPEFQAQTTKGSINFPDDFKGKWVVFFSHPADYTPVCTTEFIAFNKEYEEFKKRNCEILGLSVDSIYSHISWIMNIEEKANEKIQFAVVGDPMGKVASLYGMLHPKASASATVRAVFFIDPEGIIRAILYYPLTNGRNIKEIIRLLEALQKTDSDKVATPANWVSSKQTWEFSEEKVIVGAPLTVEGAKQRLNENYQCIDWYLCFKK; this comes from the coding sequence ATGGACGAGCAAAGATTACCGTTAATAGGTGAAAAAGCACCCGAATTTCAAGCACAAACAACAAAAGGTTCTATCAATTTTCCTGATGATTTTAAAGGAAAGTGGGTTGTATTTTTTTCTCATCCTGCCGATTATACACCTGTTTGTACAACAGAATTTATTGCTTTCAATAAAGAGTACGAGGAGTTTAAAAAAAGAAACTGCGAAATTTTAGGGCTTTCTGTGGACTCAATTTATTCCCATATTTCCTGGATAATGAACATCGAAGAAAAAGCGAATGAAAAAATACAGTTTGCTGTGGTAGGTGACCCAATGGGTAAAGTAGCCTCACTGTATGGGATGCTGCATCCAAAAGCAAGTGCATCAGCTACTGTTAGAGCTGTATTTTTTATTGATCCAGAAGGTATTATTAGGGCTATTTTGTATTATCCATTAACAAACGGTCGAAACATTAAAGAAATTATCAGACTTCTTGAAGCTTTGCAAAAAACCGATTCTGATAAAGTTGCCACACCTGCAAATTGGGTAAGTTCCAAACAAACCTGGGAATTTAGCGAAGAAAAAGTTATTGTTGGAGCGCCACTTACCGTAGAAGGTGCAAAACAAAGACTAAATGAAAATTACCAATGCATAGATTGGTATTTATGCTTTAAAAAATGA